One Phoenix dactylifera cultivar Barhee BC4 unplaced genomic scaffold, palm_55x_up_171113_PBpolish2nd_filt_p 000298F, whole genome shotgun sequence DNA window includes the following coding sequences:
- the LOC103706338 gene encoding uncharacterized protein LOC103706338 has product MMGDGVKLILAKPIQLADQVTKLADEAHSFKQECMEVKAKTERLAALLRQAARAELYERPARRIVDDTEQVLDKAFALVSKCRAHGLMKRVFTIIPAGAFRKMCIQLDNSIGDVSWLIRVSTASADDDDGHLGLPPIAQNEPILFLIWEQIATMYTGSPDARADAAASLVSLARDNDRYGKLIIEEDGVGPLLRLVKEGRVEGQESAALAIGLLARDPESVEQMVLAGVCSAFAKVLKEGPMKVQAMVAWAVSELAANHPKCQDVFAQHNVIRLLVSHLAFETVQEHSKYAIPSKGMSIHSVVMANNNNSANNDSHSLLVEIPEMQHPYGNQSQNNKNQMHNVIQSTMAKSSGKTQPTANGSANGTAGSKHQQNVSLSGTSIKGREFEDPATKAHMKAMAAKALWQLARGNSAVCKSITESKALLCFAVLLEKGADEVWYNSAMALMEICRVAEQDAYLRRSAFKPTSPAARAVVDQLLRIVEKADYDDLLVPCTVALGCLSRTFRATETRIIGPLVRLLDEREAVVMREATVALTKFACTENFLHVDHSKAIIDAGGAKHLVQLVYFGEEVQIPALILLCYIAIHVPDSEALAQAETLTVLEWSYKQAYMVQDATVEDLLHEAKSRLELYQSRSSRGYH; this is encoded by the coding sequence ATGATGGGGGATGGGGTGAAGCTGATCCTGGCGAAGCCGATTCAGCTGGCGGACCAGGTGACCAAGTTGGCCGACGAGGCCCACTCGTTCAAGCAGGAGTGCATGGAGGTGAAGGCCAAGACGGAGAGGCTCGCCGCGCTCCTCCGGCAGGCCGCCCGAGCCGAGCTCTACGAGCGCCCCGCCCGCCGCATCGTGGACGACACCGAGCAAGTCCTCGACAAGGCGTTTGCGCTCGTCTCCAAGTGCCGCGCCCACGGGTTGATGAAGCGCGTGTTTACCATCATCCCCGCGGGGGCGTTCCGGAAGATGTGCATCCAGCTCGACAACTCCATCGGCGACGTATCCTGGCTCATCCGCGTCTCCACCGCCTCcgccgacgacgacgacggcCACCTCGGACTCCCACCCATCGCCCAGAACGAGCCCATCCTCTTCCTCATCTGGGAGCAGATCGCCACCATGTACACCGGCTCCCCCGACGCCCGCGCCGACGCCGCCGCCTCCCTCGTCTCCCTCGCCCGCGACAACGACCGCTACGGCAAGCTCATCATCGAAGAGGACGGCGTCGGGCCGTTGCTTCGTCTGGTTAAAGAAGGCCGGGTGGAGGGCCAGGAGAGCGCCGCGCTCGCCATCGGCCTCCTCGCCCGCGACCCGGAGAGCGTCGAGCAGATGGTGCTCGCCGGCGTCTGCTCGGCGTTCGCCAAGGTTCTCAAAGAAGGGCCCATGAAAGTCCAAGCAATGGTGGCGTGGGCCGTGTCGGAGCTCGCCGCCAACCACCCCAAGTGCCAGGACGTCTTCGCCCAGCACAATGTCATCCGCCTCCTCGTCAGCCACCTCGCCTTCGAGACCGTCCAGGAGCACTCCAAGTACGCCATCCCCTCTAAGGGCATGTCCATCCACTCCGTCGTCATGGCCAACAACAACAATTCAGCGAACAACGATAGCCATTCCCTGCTGGTAGAAATCCCAGAGATGCAGCATCCATATGGAAACCAGAGCCAGAACAACAAGAACCAGATGCACAACGTGATCCAGTCCACCATGGCCAAGTCATCCGGCAAGACGCAGCCCACCGCCAACGGCAGCGCCAACGGGACGGCGGGTTCGAAGCACCAGCAGAATGTCTCGCTGAGCGGCACCAGCATCAAGGGGAGGGAGTTCGAGGACCCGGCCACCAAGGCCCACATGAAGGCCATGGCCGCCAAGGCCCTGTGGCAGCTCGCCAGGGGCAATTCAGCCGTTTGCAAGAGCATCACCGAGTCTAAGGCGCTCCTCTGCTTCGCCGTTCTTCTAGAGAAGGGAGCCGACGAGGTCTGGTACAATTCAGCCATGGCGCTGATGGAAATTTGCCGGGTCGCCGAGCAGGATGCCTACCTTAGGAGGTCCGCATTCAAGCCAACCTCCCCGGCGGCCCGGGCGGTCGTCGACCAGCTCCTGAGAATTGTCGAGAAGGCAGATTATGACGACCTCCTAGTCCCGTGCACGGTGGCATTGGGCTGCTTGTCAAGGACATTCCGGGCGACCGAGACTCGGATCATCGGGCCATTGGTGCGGCTGCTCGACGAGAGGGAAGCGGTGGTCATGAGAGAGGCGACCGTCGCGCTGACTAAATTTGCATGCACCGAGAATTTCCTACACGTAGATCACTCGAAGGCGATCATCGATGCCGGAGGCGCGAAGCACCTCGTCCAGCTCGTCTACTTCGGCGAAGAGGTTCAGATTCCAGCTCTGATCTTGTTGTGCTACATTGCCATCCATGTTCCCGATAGCGAGGCATTGGCCCAAGCCGAGACCCTTACGGTGCTCGAGTGGTCATACAAGCAGGCTTACATGGTGCAGGACGCGACGGTGGAGGACTTGTTGCATGAGGCCAAGAGTAGGCTAGAGCTCTACCAGTCCAGAAGTTCAAGAGGTTACCACTGA